One window from the genome of Nicotiana sylvestris chromosome 9, ASM39365v2, whole genome shotgun sequence encodes:
- the LOC138877363 gene encoding uncharacterized protein, giving the protein MDELIGNLKTYEMKRKKDSERIETKKEKNLVLKAERSDSSDEESDMAYLTKRFQKMVRRNGGIPKWGSSSKTRNNDLCHGCGKPGHFIKDCSLVKQEQYKHNPNKLEEGTWFHRKDSIEKVLQTISLSRLLLLGETPQVNSKGNQMQKIVP; this is encoded by the coding sequence atggatgagttgattggtaatctgaaaacatacgagatgaaaagaaagaaagacagtgaaagaaTAGAGactaagaaggaaaagaacctggtgctTAAGGCTGAAAGGAGTGATTCAAGTGATGAAGAGagtgacatggcctatcttactaagagatttcaaaaaatggttcgaagaaatggtggcATACCAAAGTGGGGCAGTTCAAGCAAAACAAGGAACAACGATCTTTGTCACGGATGTGGAaagccagggcatttcatcaaagactgctcTCTCGTAAAACAGGAGCAGTACAAGCACAATCCTAACAAGCTGGAAGAAGGAACCTGGTTCCACAGAAAAGATTCAATCGAAAAAGTGTTGCAGACAATATCGTTAAGTAGgctcttgctgcttggggagactcctcaAGTGAATTCAAAAGGGAATCAGATGCAGaaaatagttccatga
- the LOC138877364 gene encoding uncharacterized protein produces the protein MAAPPNFEDGQSTYRPPRFNGQYYDWWKTRMYDFIMAEDLELWDIICDGRREYSDTDRKAVEKNYRAKKILMCGIGPDEYIRVSACDTAKEIWEALKTEHEGTTQVKQSKIDMLTTEYELFRMKDD, from the exons atggctgctccaccaaactttgaagatggacaatcaacctatagacctcccagattcaatggtcaatactaCGACTGGTGGAAGACTCGGATGTATGATTTCATAATGGCTGAAGATTTAGAACTGtgggacatcatttgtgatg GGAGAAGAGAGTATAGCGACACTGACAGAAAAgctgtagaaaagaactatcgtgccaaaaaaatcttgatgtgtggcataggacctgatgagtatATTAGAGTATCAGCTTGTGATActgccaaggagatatgggaagccTTAAAAACTGAACATGAAGGAACCACTCAAGTCAAACAATCCAAGATCGACATGCTCACCACTGAATacgagctcttcaggatgaaggatgattag